Sequence from the Erythrolamprus reginae isolate rEryReg1 chromosome 2, rEryReg1.hap1, whole genome shotgun sequence genome:
TGATTGTTCTGAAGGGACATTATCAGAAATGAAAAGGaatgaacaacaaaaaaagtaGTATAATTTAGCACTTACCTCTGGGAATGCCGAGGAGAAAAATCACAACAGTGAACCACAAGCCCATTAGAAGGACCATCTCTGCTTTTTTGTGTTTCTCCACATCAAAGTACAGAATGTATATATACTGAGGATGATAAGGAAGTGGTTGTTGGTTTTAGGTTATAAAGGGCGTTCTTTTACACAATGTGAAACTGGAACACAATAAGATGTTCaaagttattttcattttcatttctagTATGGCGACTTTTTCATACTTAACCAACATGGTTAATGAGGTGGAAATGAAAAGACATGAGACAATACTTGTTAAGCTTTCATGTTTGCCTTTAACTATGTGTGTGAGAGATGTGTGGTTTGGGTTGCTGAGTAAAAATTGTAGGATGAGGCTATGGAACAAGTAAAATATCATATATAGGTGATAATTTACTCTTTATTCCGAGAAAAGgttgcatgaataaaagaaatatgaGTTTCTTAAAATGTCCAGTTTACATACACGAAGATAAAATGTTTGATGTGTGGCTGCTTCTCCAGGTTTATCTGCCTTATTGTTACCATGTCACAGAAGATACCATAAAGATACTATTTTAGAAAGAAGGTTGCAGTCTACCTAATAGTCATTTCTGCCGAGCAGGGGGCTCACAAACCCATTGTATGTCATGTTGCTAAATTACGGTACATTGTTCACTTTTCCCTTTCTAGTTTGATCGGGCATTTTACcatctttccaataaattgggtTTCCAAAGAGTTCTTATTTAAGCAGGTTATAAGTTATATTCTACGCAGGCTTATCTGCCTTATTGTCCCCGTGTCGCAGAAGATACCATAAAGATACTATTATAGAAAGAAGGTTGCAGTCTACCTAATAGTCATTTCTGAAAATGACTATTAGTCTTTCGGCTGAAGACTAAACCTTTGCCTTGAAAGTGTAAAAATATAGGGCACTCTGGTGAAATAATGGTAGGTAGATGGGAAATACCTGGGAGACAAAGCACAGAAACATTGCTGAGAATGTGGTCAGATAAGAGTCAGAAAAGCTCATAGACAGGCAGAGTAagagaccctccctagtttcttggGATGTAAAGGAGATGGGAGAGAATTCAGCTTTCAGACTTACAGGATCCTGTCCATGTAGccttattttaaaaagtggaatTAATTTATCTGGTTCACTTGGTGGGGATGACAGATAATGTAATAAAACTGAATTGTATGATGTGTCTATTTTttatatgtgtttgtttgttatttgtttcaaagaattcaatattttttttaaaaaaaaactgagtGAAGGGAATGTGTAGCATTTCcaaatctcctcctcctcctcctcctcctcctcctcctcctcctcctcctcctccttgggagGTGTTTAGTAaatgcgtgttctccgttgggtatcttgggatgattggcagattctctccaagggctcatggcgCCTTtaattcgatctgagcaatttggggagaacctgcctttgggtctcgcccattctAATCACCTTTAAGGGGTTGgacagcgagacctcccacatgcatggcatggctgggatccaggtgagggcgcggCCCCTTCAcccggatcagcatggagctacgcccatagttgccccggaagtttttgtgacatcatttccgccctggaagtaattcagttgacctctgtgggtccatgttaggttgaattaaattaattaaatattaattaattttaattaataaaaatgacccacttttaaatccagctctgtgtctgcgTCGTTATTCTGCCTTTGCAGCAATTGGCAGCCCTATAGGTTATCCCTTATGAACACTTTTATTTTTGCATTCTGCTGGTTGGCTTCCACAACTGTATGGCAAATTAGTGAAGTCTACTTGTTACCTTTTGAGCGCATTCACAAGAAAGACTGGTCATGACTAAATAAACTGACCTATTTAATCTTCTTTTTCGCATTGGTTAAAATCCTACATAAAGCTAAATACATGCCTTTAATTCCAGTGAGATTTTAAATGGCCTAATTATAGTTGGAATTGCTATCCTTTAAAATAATCTAATAAGGAATTTGAGAATCAGGACCTAGTAACTATGATATtaaatatgtttatattataATGGCATGTTCTCACAATGTCTTTGAGATTATATGGGGCCTTCCATATTCCATGCtagtttcttagatttgtatgccaccctgagtcttcggagaggggcgacatacaaatctaacaaattattatgattattatttgttgtggttcagcctgaggcagatcaaagaccagctacgtctctgctggctccatgcctggaagaggctgacagcgaagaggaggggtctgagcagtcggacgggggagagtacagtcaggaatgtgacgaggaagaacagcatgggagccccggggaggggctctccccagccagtagcttggagtctttggagtcattaagTGACGAAGCACAAGTTGTCattaacatgcgacagagacgtttagataaaaggaaggatcaattgaagaaatattatcagcattgaataaggaacaccagggcttgggtgtggtcctcattagcagggaagggtttatgaggcaggcaaactcttgaagccatgtggagtgttatcagtttggagttgctgtaacctgcattgtttctcggcgtctctgttcctggcttgtggcccagcagtcttgaagacccgtgggaggtgtatgtcttttatctacagcctcgtcttggcagcaagaatcctatattgatgcatggacaattgccttcgtgtatatatttggagttccagtgttttcctgctttgtaaggacattttctgttagcttcgtttctcttgaacattataaaactgtatttgaattttaccggtgtgtctggcttatctttttgggttggtcatagcttccggagtgacccagacagaacagtattattattattattattattattattattattattattattattattattattgttgttgttgtttttattgtttttgttattgttgttattgttgttatttttgttattgtttttattgttgctattaaGATAATTTTAATGTTGTTGGTGAACAATGCTGAGATGAACACAAAAAGGAACAGGAATGTTTTGAGAATGGAACCTGCTCTCTGTGGCTAAGATAAATCTTTGGTTTATCTTCCAAATCGATTCATTTATTCACATAGCTGTGCTATCAAAGAAAACTTCCTTTTGGTAATGTGATCTGAGAGTAAGGAAAGAAATGTTTACAGAACTAAGATTGCCAGTTTGCAACAATGCCACCAAAATACAAATGACATTTGCTATTCAAGAAgtgatatttcttcttgtttagacCCTACTGTAATTGGCATTCAGTTATACCTGTGTGCAAGAAAGGTCTACAAAACACCTTTGGACTCTGTGCTgctataaataataaaacaactctgttcttgcttccttcctgttGCCTTTACCCACAGCTGCAATTCTACTGCTTTAGTccataattcattttttttctttaagaagaAGAATCTTCAAAACTATATTTTATGATGGAAGGATCAAAAGGTAGATTGGTATGGAATGGAGGTGAATggaaataaatgcaaaataaCAAAGAAGTCATTTAAAGTGTCAGGTAAATATAGAAGAAGCAGATTAAATGCATCataagaatattatttatttatttatttatttattggatttgtatgccgcccctctccgtagactcagggtggctaacaacagtaataaaaacagcatatacatTGGAGGACAggactctgtcaaggaccttggagtattcatatcTAATGAGCTAAGtgtcagagcccactgtaacaacattgccaaaaatgcACTAAGAGTTAtcaatctaatcttgcatagctttttCTCaggcaatattaatctactaaccagagtttacaaaaattTGCTataccaattcttgaatacagctcacctgtttggaacccacactgcatatcagatatcaatataacagagagagtccaaaaatatttcacaagaagaatcctccattcctctgcttgcaacagaataccttaattccaccagacttgaaattttgggcttagctAGCCtagaactttggcgtcttggatcggacctaaatatagttcataaaatcatttatcacaatgtcctacctgtcaacgatttcttcagcttcaaccgcaacaatacatgagcacacaatcgattcaagCGTAATGTAAACctaatgtttcctcccaggagattcctacagaagtcccatggaggcttctccctgccttttccggccctgtttcctcccaggagattccccccccccctctgaccattaaatgttatgtatggatgtgactgagttaatagaaacatagaaacatagaagtctgacggcagaaaaagacctcatggtccatctagtctgcccttatactattttctgtattttatcttaggatggatatatgtttatcccaggcatgtttaaattcagttactgtggatttacctaccacatctgctggaagtttgttccaaggatctactactctttcagtaaaattaagtctttcctgatacgttttatgcttaagaccttccaccattcttgtagcccgtctttggacccgttcaattttgtcaatatctttttgtaggtgaggtctccagaactgaacacagtattccaaatgtggtctcaccatcattctatatagtgggatcataatctccctcttcctgcttgttatacctctagctatgcagccaagcatcctacttgctttctctaattaattgactgctttttaatgtaatgggattttagcttatagttttttaactaattagagttgtattcatattgttttttgtattgtattctgtgagccgccccgagtctttggagaagggcagcatacaagtctaataaatgataataataataattcctagagaggccccatggaggcttctccctgccttagccggccctgtttcctccccgagtgtgtgtgtgtgtgtgtgtgtgtgtgtgtgtgacgctCTGgcctctccttctttttctcctccaggagcggttacagttttggaggctcgggttcataagtggaaaatggtttgtgagaagaggcaaaaaaatcttgaacaccccgttcgcatctagaaaagtttgtaggtatgggcattcgtaggtagaggtaccactgtatatccatctctCTGTTCTAATTTCTCCCCAAATGCTTAACAAAAGTCAAGAACACTCCTTGACTTCTTTCTTCCGAGCAGTCCGTGAAAAGATTTGAGCTTGCTGGCTTGGTGTCCTCTCACTCCCTCTACGTTTATCATACCACATGTCTTGCAGataaactcatagaaacatagaaacatagaagactgacggcagaaaaagacctcatggtccatctagtctgcccttatactatttcctgtattttatcttacaatggatatatgtttatcccaggcctgtttaaattcagttactgtggatttaccaaccacgtctgctggaagtttgttccaagcatctactactctttcggtaaaataatattttctcacgttgcttttgatcttttccccaactaacttcagataacTCCCCTTGTAGTCAATCCCCTGCCTCATATCATCTCGGACAAATTCTTGTCCAGCCTTTATTTGAAACGATTGAATGATGatgtctgcatgcacagaaggaaaaagccagaattttttttaaaattttttttaaaggtggtgGTGCCCACGAACCAGCATTTACCTAACCggatccatgacatcattgtgacatcaccagcagattgCTACCAGTTCGAGTGAACTGGacagaaccaggaggaacctacctctgaaaCACTGGATACATAGCACAGATGAATGACAACAACAAAAGAACCAATAACAAGACGGTTTTCAACAGgatttattttcttctgctttctGGAAATAAACTCCCATTTCATTTGTGATAAATATGGGAATTACTTTATCTAGCAAGGTAATTACCCACACACAGAGAGTAAAATAAAGATAAATGATTTCTAGAACCTTATGCTTAGCTTTTATAAAGGAAATTTCTGAGCCAAATTTCATTTAGCTGGCAGGCTCAGTATTTTTGTGTCAGCTTAGTATGGTGTTATTAGTCAAAGGCATCTGGAGGGAAAAGGCTGGAAACCATAATGAATgaatataataaaaaaagaatgccAGCATCAAACaataattctataaactgccttgtATAACACTCTTTATCCATTTATAATATTTATGTGTCAGAAGGGTGTAGACACCAGGATACTGAGCTTTTCCACAGTTTTTGCCAAAGGAAACGATGGCTCTTTGTTCCCCTTTGCATATCAAAGGACCACCAGAATCACCCTGCACAAGGGAgaaaaaggggtgggtggggagaagaGAGATTTTGCATTATTTGCAGGTgttgtatttaatttatttatttgtaaaatctcTATGTTGCCCATCTGGCTGGTACAGCGACTCTATATGATTTTCGCTTTTAATGGACAATgataatatacaataatgaagGATTCATGTCATTGCCATCTCCTGGTTAgactactatatttatttatttatctatttatttatctatttattactgCTTACAGTCATGAGAATAAATACCAATAATATAACAGACAAGAGCGATAAATACACAACCAGTATAATTTTATACCCCTAAAAGAAACATATATACACTAACTAATTCACGATCCCAGGCTCGCTGGAAAAGCCTGATCTTACTAGCCTTTCCCAAAGGCTAGTAGGGAAGGGATAATGCAAatttctgggggcagttggttccaaagggttggagctgccacagaaaaggctcttccttgtggccccaccaaccgatattgtttgtcagatgagacctggagaaggccaactctgtgcgtcCTGATTGGTCGTAGGGAAGTATGAGGTagtaggcggtcccgtaaattgcctggtcctaagccatgtaggcctttaaaggtaataacccacactttgaattgtgtctggagaccaattggtagctaATACACCTCGCAGAGGGATGGAGTTATATAGGTGTTCCTTGGTATCCTACTATGGCTCGCGAGGTTGCATTTTGAACCAGCTCTAGTCTCCGAACGCgtttcaagggtagtcccatgcaatgttccctctaatttttttccggtttgggcggaaaagtataatgtctgatcGGCACATtttcatgagtcttcggagaagggcggcatacaaatctaataaattgaattgaattgaattcatgcctgggcgtggattggttagaaactcagttgttaagagaatcttgCTTCTCTGCCACCACTCCTCCactgtctttgcttgtgagacggtcacaaaagggggtcatgtgacctcaagacacagcaacggtcataaatatgaattggtGGCCATgtattgatcacatgatcaaaggggtggacgtcttcgtgacgtcaaagctccgcccatggaattccccattgggattccccacctcctttcctgcctccagatcggccaaaaacgctgccgctgatcgcaaaaacggcgctctgctgagtggcggcgcccggctgtaaccttatGAAACAGCCGGTCGCTTCTCGGCGgactccggaacccaaacccgaacctgaaaagttcaggttcgagttcgggagaacgccgagaagccccccggctgttttaaaaggtgacagccgggcggcggcgcccagtggagcaccattttgcgatctgcggtgggttcataagccgaaaaaagttcgtaagaagaggcaaaaaatttctgaaccccgggttcgtatcacgaggggttcatatcacgaggaaccactgtataaggttttcttggtttatagaaaaatgtataaagaaagaaggaagcactttggcaatttaatggttaataagttagaaatataattggtattgtactttttgaagaaacattaaggagggaatttaattaaaagagaatgtatgtaactggaagacaaaattagaaaaaaaaccatttgcaacttttttgatgattgatattagttactaacaaaatactgtactttattcatggaaaattagatggtacactgtattgtttgaatgtatgttgagacaatttttttaaaaaaatttaacccCCCCCCAGTCGTTCCTTaatccctccctccattcatttcattctttctccttccctgcctccctgcctccctcccttccttcctgcctccatttctcctccctgcctccctccctcccctccttccttcctttccacttctctcattccctccctctctttcacttttctttctttctctctacttctctctctctttttcctcttttccctttctctcattgTTTCCCTCCAggactctctcatttctgtgtacctctccttctcccccttctctctctcatttgtttctccttcctttttgctctcatttctctcacattcatttctgtttttctctatctttcctctccctttttctttctctcccttctctctcatttgtttcccctcttctccctctctcattctctctctctctcaatctttctctcatttgcctctattttctctccctcattagaaaaatagaaacatagaaacatagaagactgacggcagaaaaagacctcatggtccatctagtctgcccttatactatttcctgtattttatcttacaatatatgtttttcccaggcatgtttaaattcagttactgtggatttaccaaccacgtctgctggaagtttgttccaaggatctactagtctttcagtaaaataatattttctcatgttgcctttgatctttcccccaactaacttcagattgtgttcccttgttcttgtgttcactttcctattaaaaacaattccctcctgaaccttatttaaccctttaacatatttaaatgtttcgatcatgtcccccccttttccttctgtcctccagactatacagattgagttcattaagtctttcctgatacgttttatacttaagaccttccaccattcttgtagcccgtctttggacccattaaattttgtcaatatctttttgtaggtgaggtctccagaactgaacacagtactacaaatgtggtctcaccagcgctctatataaggggatcacaacctcactcttcctgcttgttatacttctagctatgcagccaagcatcctacttgcttttcctaccgtccgaccacactgctcacccattttgagactgtcagaaatcactacccctaaatccttctcttctgaagtttttgctaacacagaactgccaatgcaatactcagattgaggattccttttccccaagtgcattattttacatttggaaacattaaactgcagtttccattgctttgaccatttatctagtaaagctaaatcatttaccatattacagacccctccaggaatatcaaccttattgcacactttagagtcatcggcaaataggcaaaccttccctaccagacattcccctatgtcactcacaaacatatcaaaaagaataggacccagaacagacccttgtggcacaccgcttgtaacctgtctctgctcagaatactcgtcattaacaataactctctgatgtctacgcttcagccagcttgaactccactgaactatccagggattaagtccaatcttcactaatttatctatcagctctttatgtggaaccgtatcaaaggctttgctgaagtccagataggcaatatccacggcaccaccttgatccaacataatcaaataaatcaatgagattagtctgacatgatttgccttcagtaaagccatgctgatttgggtccaataagttatttttttttaggtgctgatttatcctctttttgagtagagtctccatcattttaactataactgatatcaagctaactggcctgtagttaccagtttcttctctactgcccttcttgtggataggcacaacactggccattctccaatcctcaggaacatttcctgttaacagggattggttaaacaaatcagtcaggggggtagagttctttaagaactctggggtgaatgccatctggacccattgccttatttatctttaatcgttcaagttcttctaagacatcggcttttacgatcactggagctgaatccgtacagctgaaAGCAAtgttatatccctctatagtattatccctctatagtatattatttctttccctccatcattttctcatttcactccctttctctctctcattccctccccctcaaaCTCCACCACTCTTTGCCTCTTTACTTCGCGCAGCCAGCAGCAGTGTGTAGAAGGGGGGAAAATGTGCGGACATCGCTCCGGTCCCTTCAGTCCGGAGATGGTGGCCGGGGGCTCCGTGTGCCTCTTCTTTCCAGAGCGGCACCCCCGCCAAGAAGAAAGACTGTATGGAGGATCGGCATGGGTGGGAGCAAATTGGTGGGGCTCTGACCCACGGGAGTTTCTTCCTGCCTGACAGCTTGGTTGCCAGTTGAAGCTGTCAGGTGGGGAGAAACAATTTTGTTTTTGGGTGCAGAGCCACACAGCCGCGCAGCCGCACACATTACAGGAAACAGTGGTCCCATGTAGAGCATGTGGCAATAATCAAAGCTAACTTTGGAACTGTGTCTCCACTTGAAAAAGAATactctacgaaactagacttacattcCTAGATTttcgctgattttttgcttccgcgcatgtgcctGAGCCCCGCCTGCATGCACGTGCCTGCCAGCCGCCCATCTATACCCGCCACCCATCCCGGTAAATTGAGGCAAGTGCGGTCCCTCATTGGTTGGGATCATGAGTTGAGGACTGgctgtacttaaaaaaaaaagaatcatcaCATACTATAATACTGTCAATCTGGAAGGATATATTATTCCAGATATTTTTGTGATTGAATTTATGATGGGAAGATTTTACTAATGTTACAGTTGAAGGCTTTGATTTCTTAGAATACTAGAGGCATGCAGGTACGATTACTCATTCGTTCAAATTCTGCTTTCAGTATACTATTTTTGAGTTTCAAACATTCAGAGCAGGTAGATGGATATACTTACAGCACATGCGTCCTTGCCTCCTTTCTTGTCACCAGCACAGACCATATTCATTGTCACTTGATGGTGGTGATAATAGTGCTGTCGATCATTGCAGGTGCTTCTTGCAATGACAGTGACATTAACTTCACGGAGGACGTCTGATGGTATTCTAGATTCACTCTCAATAACCCCCCAGCCAGCTACCAGGCACTGTGTTCCTTCCTGAAGGTCACCATACGCCCAGTTGACGATGGCGACGTTCTTGTTAAGTTTTGCTTCTTTATCAAGCTTAAATGAGACAAGAGGGAAGGTCAAAAAGATTAATCTTTACATTAATAATCAATATGGTGTGTAATGCATCACATGTTAGACTTGCAACTTGGAGAGTTCCCTATCTCAGCCTGACCTACATTGCAATATTGTGCAGACTCAATGGGTCCAAGAAGCAACATTTATACCATCTGAGCTGCTTGCAATAAAAACAAACCATAATAGGAATAGTAACAACATTAATACTTTGAACGTATGGGTAATTTTACACCTGCTGATCATTTATATAGAAATAAGAAttcctccctcttgctctccatctctgaaatgaaagagaaaagcaattaattaattgctattaatccaataaaaataataataacatttccaacatattagtGTGAGAATATTCTTTATTTCACTACTGCCATTGTCAGTGGTGATTCCTATGGGCCCCAACTGTCAGGCTCCTCTTATGGGCTGCTTGCCAACCCTTTGAAGTAGGCCAGATCAACAACACGAATAAATAATTGTTTCTTCTTCGCTTCCTTTCTCAAGGCTAGAGCTAAATCTCATGTATTTAGCTGCTTTCTGCAAGGGTATGTATATCTGTGTCAAGGCTTCCTACATCCAATTCCTAGGAATGGAAAAACCCTTGGCTCCATAGATTCAGAGAAAAGGTACTTTTACTATGAGGGAACCAAATGCAAAAAGTTTCAGGCAAGATCTGAGGCAAAACATAAAGCAGCAAATTGAAACAAACTGTAGAGCTCAACCCCCTTTTAGCTAGGTAACTCTGGCTCTGCATACCAAAGTTAGAAGAAATGACCTTGGAGAGATAAGCAAAGCCCAGACTGCAGTTGCAAAACTGTAATGAAAAATTCTCCACTGACCCCACCCCTATGACAGCTAGCAGCAGGCTAGCTGACATTCGGCCCCTCATTAAAGAGGTTTTAGACATataatgttccctcgattttcacaggggatgcattctgagactgcccgcgaaagtcaaatttccgcgaagtagagatgcggaagtaaatacacaatctttggct
This genomic interval carries:
- the LOC139159028 gene encoding granzyme A-like — its product is MVLLMGLWFTVVIFLLGIPRDDCAQIIGGKESVPHSRPFMAKITGPMLCGGTLIKSNWVLTAAHCKITDRTEVILGIHSEKDSPKQVFRVKRDIPHPCYDSATRENDIKLLQLDKEAKLNKNVAIVNWAYGDLQEGTQCLVAGWGVIESESRIPSDVLREVNVTVIARSTCNDRQHYYHHHQVTMNMVCAGDKKGGKDACAGDSGGPLICKGEQRAIVSFGKNCGKAQYPGVYTLLTHKYYKWIKSVIQGSL